The Parambassis ranga chromosome 14, fParRan2.1, whole genome shotgun sequence genome includes a window with the following:
- the LOC114446421 gene encoding odorant receptor 131-2-like, which produces MSDTSGSQTNITDGQQVQLLERVTGSVVTTLPWCVFFFINVTMLFTLRSKPVFCETSRYVLLYNLLFADTVQMALSHLLYLISASRLFLTYPVCGFLNFLVNLTTKISPLTLLVMSLERYVAVCYPLRHTTIITIRNTGVAIVVIWALGSLNILTRVLLMLDFPFKDLESLQMKEFCSDVSMVLGPRSNDYDSAFICVLFVSAGVAISFSYFSVIIAARSASTDKASARKARNTLLLHLVQLCLILSTTMFTSLFMALSGILTRILFVRFYAFLYVCVSLFPRCLCSLIYGFRDQTIRPVLMHHLCCGFLKPAVSNSK; this is translated from the coding sequence ATGTCAGACACATCTGGATCTCAGACTAACATCACGGACGGACAACAGGTCCAGTTACTGGAGAGAGTGACTGGATCTGTTGTGACAACGCTGCCATGGTGTGTGTTCTTCTTCATTAATGTGACCATGTTGTTCACACTGAGGAGTAAGCCAGTGTTTTGTGAGACCTCTCGTTATGTTCTCTTGTATAACCTTCTGTTTGCAGACACTGTTCAGATGGCTCTCAGTCATTTACTGTACTTGATTTCTGCGAGTAGGTTATTTCTGACGTATCCTGTCTGTGGTTTCCTTAATTTTCTCGTCAATCTCACCACTAAAATCTCTCCTCTAACACTGTTGGTGATGTCTTTGGAGAgatatgtagctgtgtgttacccactgagacacactaccatcatcaccatcaggaaCACAGGTGTGGCCATCGTTGTAATCTGGGCCTTGGGTTCTCTGAATATTCTCACTCGTGTCCTGCTGATGTTAGACTTTCCTTTTAAAGACCTTGAGAGTCTGCAGATGAAGGAGTTCTGCTCTGATGTTTCCATGGTTCTTGGACCTCGGTCTAATGATTATGACAGTGCCTTCATTTGTGTCCTGTTTGTATCAGCTGGTGTTGCAATTTCTTTTTCCTACTTTAGTGTAATCATTGCAGCCAGGTCGGCCTCCACAGACAAAGCTTCTGCCAGAAAAGCTCgtaacactctgctgctgcatctggtgcagctctgcctcattCTGTCTACAACTATGTTCACCTCACTGTTCATGGCGCTTTCAGGAATTTTAACAAGGATATTGTTTGTGCGCTTTTATGcgtttttgtatgtatgtgtttccCTGTTTCCCAGATGTCTGTGCTCTCTGATCTATGGCTTCAGAGATCAGACCATCAGACCTGTTCTCATGCACCATCTCTGCTGTGGATTCCTTAAACCAGCGGTGTCAAACTCAAAATGA
- the LOC114446422 gene encoding odorant receptor 131-2-like, with the protein MALSQVLYLIAACRLILTYPVCGFLTLLASLTTTISPLTLLVMSLERYVAVCYPLRHTTIITIRNTGVAIFVIWALGSLNILTRVLLLLEFPFKDLENLQMKDFCSDVAMLLGPRSNDYDRAFICVLFVSAGVAISFSYFGVIIAARSASTDKASARKARNTLLLHLVQLCLILFSTIFSPLLMALSGILTRIVFVRFYTCLYICVSLFPRCLSSLIYGIRDQTIRPVLMQHLCCRLTPKV; encoded by the coding sequence ATGGCTCTCAGTCAGGTATTGTACTTGATTGCTGCCTGTAGGTTAATTCTGACGTATCCCGTCTGTGGTTTCCTCACTTTACTCGCCAGTCTCACCACTaccatctctcctctcacactgtTGGTGATGTCTTTGGAGAgatatgtagctgtgtgttacccactgagacacactaccatcatcaccatcaggaaCACAGGTGTGGCCATCTTTGTAATCTGGGCCTTGGGTTCTCTAAATATTCTCACtcgtgttctgctgctgttagaaTTTCCTTTTAAAGACCTTGAGAATCTGCAGATGAAGGACTTCTGCTCTGATGTTGCCATGCTTCTTGGACCTCGGTCCAATGATTATGACAGAGCCTTCATTTGTGTCCTGTTTGTATCAGCAGGTGTTGCAATTTCTTTTTCCTACTTTGGTGTAATCATTGCAGCCAGGTCGGCCTCCACAGACAAAGCTTCTGCCAGAAAAGCTCgtaacactctgctgctgcatctggtgcagctctgcctcattCTATTCTCAACTATCTTCAGTCCACTGCTCATGGCGCTTTCAGGAATTTTAACAAGGATAGTGTTTGTGCGCTTTTATACatgtttgtatatatgtgtttCCCTGTTTCCCAGATGTCTGAGCTCTCTGATCTACGGCATCAGAGATCAGACCATCAGACCTGTTCTCATGCAGCATCTCTGCTGTCGACTGACTCCTAAAGTGTAG